In Actinomadura citrea, a single window of DNA contains:
- a CDS encoding serine/threonine-protein kinase has product MSGTGLKALRAADPQRVGPYRLLARLGAGGMGQVYLGRSQGRRLVAVKVVHPHFADNAVFRRRFTKEIAAASRITGFYTAQVIDADADADPPWLATEYIAGPSLQDAVEANGALPEISVAALGAGLAEGLRAVHSQNVLHRDLKPGNVLLAQDGPRIIDFGIARAMDAPTQSLTLMGTPGYMSPEQYLGGDLEPASDVFCLAAVLIFAATGRHPFGEGPVDALGYRVRHVDPDLSGVPASLRPLIAAGLEKDPGDRPATGEFLDRCSALVADEGMALPETFTTMIAIRVAETEVFTGKAGTDDHGAHPARDEGKRPPADRPGSSPAPRPVTGERPRARPPAKPAAAVMAGVVGVVFVALLIAVVGGSDSKGSNDGDASTSTTSRSTGRTGDRGSARPSPSPDRTWKAFDDISVNDCLDASGDPWNPGGWREDMPRAVSCGESDAYLKVAEVGETSSACASKPLDGESYWESPAHDGGRIYLCVERQFRHGECFLGKRGRKPGRAAISGYGLMTSWRCDENDLPQEYSYVLQFTGYYKSRCPRGSLAWDFRRGVLCAKVV; this is encoded by the coding sequence ATGTCCGGTACGGGACTCAAGGCGCTCAGGGCCGCCGACCCGCAACGGGTCGGGCCGTACCGGCTGCTGGCACGGCTGGGAGCGGGCGGGATGGGGCAGGTCTACCTGGGCCGGTCCCAGGGCCGCAGGCTGGTCGCGGTCAAGGTCGTCCACCCTCACTTCGCCGACAACGCCGTGTTCCGGCGCCGGTTCACGAAGGAGATCGCGGCGGCGAGCCGCATCACGGGCTTCTACACGGCGCAGGTGATAGACGCCGATGCCGACGCCGACCCGCCGTGGCTGGCCACGGAGTACATCGCCGGGCCGTCGTTGCAGGACGCTGTCGAGGCGAACGGCGCCCTGCCCGAGATCTCGGTGGCGGCGCTGGGTGCGGGGCTCGCCGAAGGGCTGCGGGCGGTCCACAGCCAGAACGTGCTCCACCGGGACCTCAAGCCGGGAAACGTGCTGCTGGCCCAGGACGGGCCGCGGATCATCGACTTCGGGATAGCGCGCGCGATGGACGCGCCCACCCAGAGCCTGACCCTGATGGGCACGCCCGGGTACATGTCGCCCGAACAGTATCTGGGAGGCGACCTCGAACCGGCCAGCGACGTGTTCTGCCTGGCCGCCGTGCTGATCTTCGCCGCGACCGGCCGCCATCCCTTCGGGGAGGGACCGGTCGACGCCCTCGGCTACCGGGTCCGCCACGTGGACCCCGATCTGTCGGGCGTCCCGGCGTCGTTGAGGCCTCTGATCGCGGCCGGTCTGGAGAAGGACCCGGGCGACCGCCCGGCGACGGGAGAGTTCCTGGACCGCTGTTCCGCGCTCGTCGCGGACGAGGGCATGGCCCTGCCGGAGACGTTCACCACCATGATCGCCATACGGGTGGCCGAGACCGAGGTCTTCACGGGGAAGGCCGGCACGGACGACCACGGGGCGCACCCTGCGCGGGACGAAGGGAAGCGGCCACCCGCGGACCGGCCCGGGTCGTCGCCGGCGCCGCGACCGGTGACGGGGGAGCGTCCGCGAGCGCGCCCACCGGCCAAACCGGCCGCCGCGGTCATGGCCGGGGTCGTCGGCGTCGTGTTCGTCGCCCTGCTCATCGCCGTCGTCGGCGGCAGTGACTCCAAAGGATCGAACGACGGCGACGCGTCGACCTCGACGACGAGCCGCTCGACCGGCCGCACGGGCGACCGAGGCAGTGCCCGGCCGAGCCCGAGCCCCGACAGGACCTGGAAGGCGTTCGACGACATCTCGGTCAATGACTGCTTGGACGCGTCCGGGGACCCCTGGAACCCTGGCGGGTGGCGCGAGGACATGCCCCGCGCGGTCTCCTGCGGGGAGAGCGACGCCTACCTGAAGGTCGCCGAGGTGGGGGAGACGAGCAGTGCGTGCGCCTCCAAGCCGCTCGATGGAGAATCGTATTGGGAGTCCCCAGCCCACGATGGAGGCAGAATCTATCTCTGCGTGGAACGGCAGTTCAGGCACGGCGAATGTTTCCTGGGCAAGAGGGGCAGGAAACCGGGCCGGGCGGCCATCAGCGGATACGGTCTGATGACCTCGTGGAGATGTGACGAGAACGACCTCCCGCAGGAATACTCCTACGTCCTCCAGTTCACCGGCTACTACAAGAGCAGGTGCCCCAGAGGCTCACTGGCATGGGACTTCCGACGGGGCGTCCTCTGCGCCAAGGTCGTTTAG
- a CDS encoding methyltransferase family protein, with protein MAIPALVIYLVWAALAFGLRTLLQWRRTGDTGFRGGDLGRGTVQWWARLLFTGALLIGAAGPISALAGLPAFGALENAGVRAAGIALALAGVAGTLVAQGSMGTSWRIGVEEEERTELVIGGAFALARNPIFTTMIATAAGLAAMVPNVIALFGLALTVVAIQMQVRAVEEPYLLQAHGVAYAAYASKVGRFLPGIGRLVPSPGTRQ; from the coding sequence GTGGCGATCCCCGCGCTGGTCATCTATCTGGTCTGGGCCGCGCTGGCGTTCGGCCTGCGCACCCTTCTGCAGTGGCGCCGCACGGGTGACACCGGCTTCCGTGGCGGCGACCTGGGCAGGGGAACCGTGCAGTGGTGGGCTCGGCTGCTGTTCACCGGCGCGCTGCTCATCGGCGCCGCCGGGCCGATCTCCGCGCTGGCCGGCCTCCCCGCCTTCGGTGCTCTGGAGAACGCCGGCGTGCGGGCGGCCGGGATCGCGCTGGCCCTCGCCGGCGTGGCGGGCACGCTGGTCGCGCAGGGCTCGATGGGCACCTCCTGGCGGATCGGCGTCGAGGAGGAGGAACGCACCGAACTGGTCATCGGTGGCGCTTTCGCGCTTGCCCGCAACCCCATCTTCACCACGATGATCGCCACCGCCGCCGGGCTGGCCGCCATGGTCCCCAACGTGATCGCGCTGTTCGGCCTCGCCCTGACCGTGGTGGCCATCCAGATGCAGGTCCGCGCCGTCGAAGAGCCCTACCTGCTGCAGGCCCACGGCGTCGCGTATGCCGCCTACGCCTCCAAGGTCGGCCGATTCCTGCCCGGCATCGGACGACTTGTCCCATCCCCAGGCACCCGACAGTGA
- the ligA gene encoding NAD-dependent DNA ligase LigA produces MDVGERIAELTAQVKRLNDLYYGAGDSPLPDADYDALKDELAALVAEHPELEPADSPLGKVNAPAELTGPTVRHARPMLSLAKATSEEQIRTFCERFGGQVFRVSEKLDGLSLSVVYTDGRLDYVATRGTGAVGELVTEKVRHVIPGLPAEIEAPGRVEVRGEAVMLRSVWAAYNEAHPERILTNPRSGAAGTLVLKDPEAAVKARRVLRFFAFGADRGGVAIDVPAGFESVAQYVGTSAEEVIDAIHEIGGRRDGLDYDIDGAVVRLHEPAAFDAAGFNSAEPRGAIAFKYPPEEKLTTLLAVQWPVGKIGRVPPRAKVAPVFVGGVTVENVTLHNPRLIRERDLRIGDTVAVVRRGDVIPFAGRSLPERRDGSEVEIVPPAHCPSCDSELEVRGTGEERWCVNLQCPAQATRRLMHWASRQAADMEGVGDVWIEKLAEDGVLKRRSDFYDLTTEQLLGYERMGEVSAQNMVDSIASSKEVGLRRALIGLAIPMASEGTAKRLCLAGYQRIEDVAAATAEDLVAIRDIGPKAAESIVAFFARTEVQEEIAALRERGVDLDVLAEDRPLDAAAAGDSPLKGKSVVITGAFTDPRSGAKISRPDVTRLVEQAAATTASSVSSNTDYLLTGDNVGAAKTGKAEKLGVTVVPQDELWRWLAEAGVV; encoded by the coding sequence GTGGACGTTGGAGAGCGCATCGCCGAGCTGACCGCTCAGGTCAAGAGGCTGAACGATCTGTACTACGGCGCCGGCGACAGCCCGCTGCCGGACGCCGACTACGACGCGTTGAAGGACGAGCTGGCGGCACTGGTCGCCGAGCATCCGGAGCTGGAGCCGGCCGACAGCCCGCTCGGCAAGGTCAACGCGCCGGCGGAGCTGACCGGCCCGACCGTGCGCCACGCGCGCCCGATGCTCTCGCTGGCCAAGGCGACGAGCGAGGAGCAGATCCGCACGTTCTGCGAACGGTTCGGCGGCCAGGTCTTCCGCGTGTCGGAGAAGCTCGACGGGCTCTCGCTCAGCGTCGTCTACACCGACGGAAGGCTCGACTACGTCGCCACGCGCGGCACCGGCGCGGTCGGCGAGCTGGTGACCGAGAAGGTGCGCCACGTGATTCCGGGCCTGCCGGCCGAGATCGAGGCGCCCGGGCGCGTCGAGGTCCGCGGTGAGGCGGTGATGCTGCGGTCGGTGTGGGCGGCCTACAACGAGGCGCACCCGGAGCGGATCCTGACCAACCCCCGGTCGGGCGCCGCCGGGACGCTGGTGCTGAAGGATCCCGAAGCGGCCGTGAAGGCCAGGCGCGTGCTGAGGTTCTTCGCGTTCGGCGCCGATCGCGGCGGCGTCGCGATCGATGTCCCGGCGGGCTTCGAATCGGTAGCCCAGTACGTGGGCACCAGTGCCGAAGAGGTCATCGACGCGATCCATGAGATCGGCGGACGCCGCGACGGCCTGGACTACGACATCGACGGCGCGGTCGTGCGGCTGCACGAGCCGGCGGCGTTCGACGCGGCGGGTTTCAACAGCGCCGAGCCGCGCGGAGCGATCGCGTTCAAATACCCGCCGGAGGAGAAGCTGACGACGCTGCTGGCGGTCCAGTGGCCGGTCGGCAAGATCGGCCGCGTCCCGCCCCGTGCGAAGGTCGCGCCGGTGTTCGTCGGCGGTGTGACGGTGGAGAACGTCACCCTGCACAACCCTCGCCTGATCCGCGAGCGCGATCTGCGGATCGGCGACACGGTGGCGGTCGTGCGGCGCGGCGACGTGATCCCGTTCGCGGGCCGCTCGCTGCCGGAGAGGCGCGACGGGAGCGAGGTCGAGATCGTCCCGCCGGCGCACTGCCCGTCGTGCGATTCCGAACTGGAGGTCCGCGGCACCGGCGAGGAGCGCTGGTGCGTGAACCTGCAGTGCCCCGCGCAGGCGACGCGCCGCCTCATGCACTGGGCCTCGCGCCAGGCGGCCGACATGGAGGGCGTCGGCGACGTCTGGATCGAGAAACTCGCCGAGGACGGCGTGCTCAAACGCCGCAGCGACTTCTACGACCTGACCACCGAGCAGCTCCTCGGCTACGAGCGGATGGGCGAGGTCAGCGCCCAGAACATGGTCGACTCGATCGCCTCGTCCAAGGAGGTGGGCCTGCGGCGCGCGCTGATCGGGCTGGCGATCCCGATGGCGTCCGAGGGCACGGCCAAGCGCCTGTGCCTGGCCGGCTACCAGCGCATCGAGGACGTGGCGGCGGCCACGGCCGAGGACCTGGTGGCGATCCGCGACATCGGGCCGAAGGCCGCCGAGAGCATCGTGGCCTTCTTCGCCCGCACGGAGGTCCAGGAGGAGATCGCCGCGCTGCGCGAGCGCGGCGTGGACCTCGACGTGCTGGCCGAGGACCGGCCGCTCGACGCGGCGGCCGCGGGCGACTCGCCGCTCAAGGGCAAGTCGGTCGTCATCACCGGCGCGTTCACCGACCCGCGCTCGGGCGCGAAGATCAGCCGGCCGGACGTCACGCGCCTGGTCGAGCAGGCGGCCGCGACGACCGCGTCGTCCGTTTCGAGCAACACCGACTACCTGCTCACCGGAGACAACGTCGGAGCCGCGAAGACCGGCAAAGCCGAAAAACTCGGAGTCACCGTCGTCCCCCAGGACGAACTGTGGCGCTGGCTGGCCGAAGCCGGAGTCGTCTGA
- a CDS encoding ArsR/SmtB family transcription factor, with product MSIDSECGMTSLDGLAPAAALFHSLADPVRLSIVQRLALGEARVVDLTRELALAQSTVSKHLACLRGCKLVDYRAEGRQSFYFIAVPELLDLLRSAEHLLSATDRAVALCPVYGTAGDQQVGARPPDAERRA from the coding sequence ATGTCGATTGATTCCGAATGTGGAATGACGTCGCTGGACGGACTGGCGCCCGCCGCCGCGCTGTTCCACTCGCTGGCCGACCCGGTGCGGCTGTCGATCGTCCAGCGGCTGGCGCTGGGCGAGGCCCGGGTGGTGGACCTGACCCGCGAACTGGCGCTGGCGCAGTCCACGGTGTCCAAGCACCTCGCCTGCCTGCGCGGCTGCAAACTGGTGGACTACCGCGCCGAGGGCCGCCAGTCCTTCTACTTCATCGCGGTGCCAGAGCTGCTGGACCTCCTGCGCTCGGCCGAGCATCTGCTTTCCGCCACCGACCGCGCCGTTGCGCTGTGCCCCGTATACGGCACCGCCGGCGACCAGCAGGTGGGCGCTCGCCCTCCCGACGCCGAACGGCGGGCATGA
- a CDS encoding serine/threonine-protein kinase yields the protein MRGDVISGRYRLGEEIGRGGMGIVWRAYDQALERRVAMKRLQVPDDLAEEDRDGLKGRFLREARAAARLEHPSIINVYDVVDDAEGPWIVMQYVQGRSLEQIVREDGPLSVVRAARVGLALLDALDCAHGAGILHRDVKPANVLIADDGRVLLADFGIAAVSNATAYTRTGGFVGTPVFMAPERFRNGTPGPASDLWSLGATLYAAVEGHPPFQADELEVLVGRLLMGDDPAYVRSGALEPVLRGLLDRDPGKRWGSRQAAQGLKAVEDGRTPTRPLAGNAVPAKPGKGVTVIAGLLVLVALVGVGLSFPFLRSSDSGSKDEFESVPDACAVVSDGPTLKETLSNPGESETLDWGPYKDHANAETCTWSNVVSEDASSKTVDATLAIRADLPRRSTVVDLLTWSKVPGLGDAAVRRTLPGDGQSDWQAEMVIFTLRNAEVGVYLSESPSRRTNGEWRSRALEIAEIIERALSETL from the coding sequence ATGAGAGGGGACGTGATCAGCGGCCGGTACCGGCTCGGCGAGGAGATCGGCCGGGGCGGAATGGGGATCGTGTGGAGGGCGTACGACCAGGCGTTGGAACGCCGCGTGGCGATGAAGCGCCTCCAGGTTCCCGATGACCTGGCCGAGGAGGACCGGGACGGTCTCAAGGGCCGGTTCCTGCGCGAGGCCCGCGCCGCCGCGCGGCTGGAGCATCCGTCGATCATCAACGTGTACGACGTCGTCGACGACGCGGAGGGCCCGTGGATCGTCATGCAGTACGTCCAGGGCCGCTCCCTGGAGCAGATCGTTCGCGAAGACGGGCCGCTCTCCGTCGTCCGGGCGGCCCGGGTCGGGCTCGCCCTGCTGGACGCGCTGGACTGCGCACACGGGGCGGGGATCCTGCACCGCGACGTCAAGCCCGCCAATGTCCTGATCGCCGATGACGGTCGTGTCCTCCTCGCCGACTTCGGAATCGCGGCGGTCTCCAACGCCACCGCCTACACCAGGACGGGCGGCTTCGTCGGAACGCCCGTCTTCATGGCCCCCGAACGATTCCGGAACGGCACGCCGGGCCCGGCGTCGGATCTGTGGTCGCTGGGGGCGACCCTGTACGCGGCGGTGGAGGGTCATCCGCCTTTCCAGGCCGATGAGCTGGAGGTCCTCGTCGGCCGGCTCCTCATGGGAGACGATCCCGCCTACGTCCGGTCCGGCGCGCTGGAGCCGGTCCTCAGGGGACTCCTGGACAGAGACCCGGGCAAGCGCTGGGGCTCGCGGCAGGCCGCGCAAGGGTTGAAGGCCGTCGAGGACGGGCGAACTCCAACAAGGCCGCTGGCAGGGAACGCCGTACCCGCGAAACCGGGGAAGGGCGTGACGGTCATCGCGGGCCTCCTCGTCCTCGTCGCCCTTGTCGGGGTCGGGCTGAGCTTCCCCTTCTTGAGATCGTCCGATTCGGGCTCGAAGGACGAGTTCGAGTCCGTCCCGGATGCCTGCGCCGTCGTCAGCGACGGCCCCACCCTCAAGGAGACCCTGTCCAACCCCGGCGAGAGCGAGACTCTGGATTGGGGCCCCTACAAGGACCACGCCAATGCCGAGACGTGTACGTGGAGCAATGTCGTCTCCGAGGACGCGAGCTCCAAGACCGTCGACGCCACGCTCGCGATCCGCGCCGACCTCCCCCGGAGATCGACGGTGGTCGACCTGCTGACCTGGAGCAAGGTCCCGGGCCTCGGGGACGCGGCCGTCCGGAGAACGCTCCCCGGTGACGGACAGAGCGACTGGCAGGCCGAAATGGTCATCTTCACCCTGCGGAACGCTGAGGTCGGCGTCTACCTCAGCGAATCCCCCTCACGGCGCACCAACGGCGAATGGCGGTCAAGGGCCCTTGAGATCGCCGAAATCATCGAAAGGGCACTCAGCGAGACCCTCTGA
- a CDS encoding HEAT repeat domain-containing protein: MTSVDDAVLTALRRADADRLSAVLDLGTCPPAVLQLLIRHEDPRLRELGLVCLAERLGSRRDEDRSDLAEFAASLPGSLDGSPEAALALAHLYLRLRAHVRPRPWPRWREADLPARVQIAWLSAEIAARPETLRGEPPGELLYQAVRGIGVADVDDPESLAQELMDRLDPVLRGEALRLTREAVHAGLLAPERARALVVRLAGAIAGEPATSAAAAGVAAAALRELSEPWAALDPLPQEHLYRFLEAGSGGTVSAVAAAAIEAAAHHGHQDVLRDVAADRSRPHRLRRRALELLGDLASRDDIGDLVGIAATDPLLLAGPVTRCLRGLHRRGHFPAGDAVPAIARLAIADHSVPAHEVATLLFTCRHETLRELTGAAADDPHWPRRLELLVALAAQGTGDLPVGEKVTDLLRSAPDPRPFLRAIRALRHTAAEEAVLAALPRSPAAAVEALEAVGGARTVAALRDGLGLDGPDGNGAVVSYLRPVRRRALEVLWHLTEEPDGRRSILVRLDPQDLPSRIAADLGGPDERELALLRAGLEPDEPVAALCRLARNAGSGTVPAIADLLLRVVSDLAASRAPGASGGAGEPAVPQEVVAAVRDLGGRLHERGRIRPRCLLDAADARDAGDALVAGITLDLLDRPQLTAAEQMILLGLLLQTSHRGIRARVHPLLRHGDRHVRKHVIALLARDTDGEDAQALSASLIPLTTAPDVQTARQALLALGHARACWAAAAIAACLDHPNMNVKKAAANALIRAGAPVAVPKLLFWLGRHDNPGLRDALIAALRTILGDAYAATVIATADRAADDRTRALLLTGLDRSLSARAVGALADQGSPAGASLVSLVAAGRLTLGSGTAAELADRMAARGITPPGRQGPPAAPPDADLDALANRGWNTEIARRLAARSEQDPGELTAERLGRLRPMLERWLELAAEGPEQRGRVLRLTLLLCPPPWTAGETEAFARSVRTLVAGLADVDDAHRDRLVALLEDVVVRLPSTGRFDIAARIRALPPEALGGRSVLVLLRRCGAVLTRADLERALAAARAGANPWLAEEEVLREAFGPAGPVTSAASGRGKETAGRLAARRWEDALAAAARTPDALRRFRTADRPVDLAGPPAGSRDRLDALIGVFADAGTRTRDVLLDWMIELQPLDAPSWTITEDARRSAPTDSASPSIDGDRPRSAVLHERLLELLDDPAHDQREAAARVMLSWPEPRFRLTVLRAFLDGRVDLAVSADLAEALTLVSEAELRRSGDGDSGGEAVRERIARVAAHLDPPDVERLIPLLSAWWEHGGPSLRASAGRALRKADPDVLAETLSHRLETGDWGLLDLVSGVALLRTPALVRAHRRLREEGRHDLADKIVMVDGPLRHPDAARQDAAALSALRSRTRVPEAEQRPARAELFRLARTGGPEQIRRALTLLAEHHDDDPARTRRHGADRPADRDPELGELLAESLGHPEARVRLHAHRISRKVMDHGDYLAQTMSLLDDRQPDIVRSAVKTLCHAAWKPAIPALVDLLTHSHPAVRRATSDGLVLVGAPAIPALRHAAGRARPDRRHLYTAVLEKITSTMTTDLEPRGRPR; this comes from the coding sequence ATGACGTCGGTCGACGACGCGGTCCTCACCGCCCTACGCCGCGCTGATGCGGACCGGCTTTCAGCCGTCCTCGACCTTGGGACGTGTCCGCCCGCCGTCCTGCAGCTCCTCATCAGGCATGAGGACCCGCGCCTGCGGGAACTGGGCCTCGTCTGCCTTGCCGAACGCCTTGGGTCGAGACGAGATGAGGACCGTTCCGATCTGGCCGAGTTCGCGGCGTCGTTGCCTGGCTCACTCGATGGTTCGCCGGAGGCCGCGTTGGCCCTGGCGCATCTCTATCTCCGTTTGCGCGCCCACGTCCGGCCCCGGCCCTGGCCGCGGTGGCGCGAGGCGGATCTGCCGGCCCGCGTCCAGATCGCCTGGCTGAGCGCCGAGATCGCCGCCCGGCCGGAGACCCTACGGGGCGAACCCCCGGGCGAACTGCTCTACCAGGCCGTCCGCGGGATCGGCGTGGCTGATGTGGACGACCCCGAGAGCCTGGCACAGGAGTTGATGGACCGGCTCGATCCTGTGCTGCGAGGGGAGGCTCTGCGGCTGACTCGCGAGGCCGTGCACGCCGGCCTGCTGGCACCGGAACGAGCCCGGGCGCTCGTGGTGCGGCTCGCCGGGGCGATCGCCGGGGAGCCCGCCACGAGCGCTGCCGCGGCCGGTGTCGCCGCGGCAGCGCTGCGCGAGCTGTCCGAGCCCTGGGCCGCGCTGGATCCGCTCCCGCAGGAGCACCTGTACCGGTTCCTCGAAGCCGGGTCTGGCGGCACCGTCTCCGCGGTGGCCGCCGCGGCGATCGAAGCCGCGGCCCACCATGGGCATCAGGACGTGCTCCGCGACGTGGCCGCGGACCGAAGCCGGCCCCACCGGCTCCGGCGACGAGCGCTGGAGCTGCTCGGGGACCTCGCGAGCCGCGACGACATCGGCGACCTCGTGGGCATCGCCGCCACCGACCCCCTCTTGCTGGCCGGGCCGGTCACCCGGTGCCTGCGCGGGCTGCACCGGCGTGGGCACTTTCCAGCAGGCGACGCCGTCCCGGCGATCGCGCGCTTGGCCATCGCCGACCACTCGGTGCCTGCGCACGAGGTCGCCACCCTCTTGTTCACGTGCCGGCACGAGACGCTCCGGGAGCTGACGGGAGCGGCTGCGGACGATCCGCACTGGCCGCGGCGGCTGGAGCTCCTGGTAGCCCTGGCCGCTCAGGGCACCGGGGACCTGCCGGTGGGCGAGAAGGTCACCGATCTGCTGCGCTCCGCGCCGGATCCGCGGCCGTTCCTGCGAGCGATCCGCGCTCTGCGCCATACGGCCGCCGAAGAAGCCGTCCTCGCCGCGCTACCACGGTCACCCGCGGCGGCGGTGGAGGCCCTCGAAGCCGTGGGCGGAGCGCGGACGGTCGCGGCGCTGCGCGACGGTCTGGGCCTGGACGGGCCGGACGGGAACGGCGCTGTGGTGTCCTACCTGCGGCCGGTACGCCGCCGGGCCCTGGAGGTGCTGTGGCATCTCACCGAGGAGCCCGACGGGCGACGGTCGATCCTGGTCCGGCTCGACCCGCAGGATCTGCCGAGCCGGATCGCCGCCGATCTCGGCGGCCCGGACGAACGGGAACTGGCGCTGCTCCGCGCCGGCCTGGAACCGGACGAGCCCGTGGCGGCCCTGTGCAGACTGGCGCGCAACGCCGGCTCCGGCACCGTGCCGGCCATCGCCGATCTTCTGCTGCGGGTCGTGTCCGATCTCGCGGCGTCCCGGGCGCCGGGCGCGTCCGGAGGCGCCGGCGAGCCGGCGGTGCCGCAGGAGGTCGTCGCGGCCGTTCGTGACCTCGGCGGCCGCCTCCATGAAAGAGGAAGGATCAGGCCGCGCTGCCTGCTGGACGCCGCGGACGCGCGTGATGCCGGCGACGCGCTCGTCGCCGGCATCACCCTCGATCTGCTGGACCGCCCTCAGCTCACGGCGGCCGAACAGATGATCCTGCTCGGCCTGCTCCTGCAGACTTCTCATCGCGGAATCCGGGCACGGGTACATCCGCTGCTGCGCCACGGTGACCGCCATGTCCGCAAGCATGTGATCGCGCTCCTCGCCCGCGACACCGATGGCGAGGACGCACAGGCCCTGTCGGCGAGCCTGATCCCGCTCACCACCGCCCCCGACGTGCAGACCGCGCGCCAGGCGCTGCTCGCGCTCGGGCACGCGCGCGCGTGCTGGGCCGCGGCGGCGATCGCCGCCTGCCTCGACCACCCCAACATGAACGTCAAGAAGGCCGCCGCGAACGCGCTGATCCGCGCCGGGGCTCCGGTGGCCGTGCCGAAGCTGCTGTTCTGGCTCGGCAGGCACGACAATCCGGGCCTGCGCGATGCCCTCATCGCGGCATTGCGCACGATTCTCGGCGACGCCTACGCCGCCACCGTCATCGCCACGGCCGACCGCGCCGCCGACGACCGCACCCGTGCCCTGCTGCTGACCGGACTCGACCGCTCACTGTCCGCCCGTGCCGTCGGCGCTCTGGCCGACCAGGGGTCGCCGGCCGGGGCGTCCCTGGTCTCGCTCGTCGCCGCAGGACGGCTCACGCTTGGTTCGGGCACGGCCGCGGAACTGGCGGACCGGATGGCGGCACGCGGCATCACGCCGCCAGGCCGCCAAGGGCCGCCGGCCGCCCCGCCGGACGCCGACCTCGACGCCCTGGCGAACCGCGGCTGGAACACCGAGATCGCACGGCGCCTCGCGGCACGGTCCGAGCAGGATCCGGGCGAGCTGACCGCCGAACGGCTGGGCCGGCTCCGGCCGATGCTGGAACGCTGGCTGGAACTGGCCGCCGAAGGACCAGAACAGCGCGGCCGGGTCCTGCGGCTCACGTTGCTGCTCTGCCCCCCGCCGTGGACGGCCGGTGAGACGGAGGCCTTCGCCCGGTCGGTACGGACGCTGGTCGCGGGGCTGGCCGACGTCGATGATGCTCACCGCGACCGTCTTGTCGCGCTGCTTGAGGACGTCGTCGTGCGGCTGCCCTCCACCGGCAGGTTCGACATCGCCGCGCGCATTCGCGCGCTGCCGCCGGAGGCCTTGGGAGGCCGATCCGTGCTGGTGCTGCTACGCCGATGCGGCGCAGTGCTGACCCGCGCCGATCTCGAACGGGCGCTGGCCGCGGCCCGCGCGGGCGCGAACCCGTGGCTGGCCGAAGAGGAGGTGTTGCGGGAGGCGTTCGGGCCGGCGGGACCGGTCACATCGGCCGCGTCGGGTCGCGGCAAGGAGACGGCCGGGCGTCTCGCCGCACGCCGGTGGGAGGACGCCCTCGCCGCGGCCGCCCGCACGCCCGACGCCCTCCGGCGATTCCGCACCGCGGACCGGCCCGTCGATCTCGCCGGTCCCCCGGCCGGTTCACGGGACCGGCTCGACGCACTGATCGGCGTCTTCGCCGACGCCGGCACCAGGACGCGCGACGTTCTGCTGGACTGGATGATCGAGCTGCAGCCGCTCGACGCACCATCGTGGACCATCACGGAGGACGCCCGCCGATCCGCACCGACCGACAGCGCCTCTCCCTCCATTGATGGGGACCGGCCCCGTTCGGCGGTTCTGCATGAACGCCTCCTGGAGCTGCTGGACGATCCCGCGCACGATCAACGCGAAGCCGCGGCCCGCGTCATGCTGAGCTGGCCCGAACCCCGATTCCGGCTCACGGTGCTGCGCGCCTTCCTCGACGGCCGGGTCGACCTCGCCGTCTCCGCTGATCTCGCGGAGGCCCTGACCCTCGTGAGCGAGGCCGAACTGCGCCGATCCGGTGACGGCGACTCCGGCGGCGAGGCGGTCCGCGAACGGATCGCCCGCGTCGCCGCCCATCTGGACCCGCCGGACGTGGAACGGCTCATCCCCCTGTTGTCGGCATGGTGGGAACACGGCGGCCCCTCCCTCCGCGCGTCGGCCGGGCGAGCCCTGCGCAAGGCGGACCCCGACGTCCTGGCCGAGACCCTCTCCCACCGCCTCGAAACCGGAGACTGGGGCCTGCTCGATCTCGTCTCCGGCGTCGCGCTGCTGCGTACCCCCGCACTGGTGCGGGCGCATCGGCGGCTTCGGGAAGAGGGACGTCACGACCTCGCGGACAAGATCGTGATGGTGGACGGGCCGCTGCGCCATCCCGACGCGGCCCGGCAGGACGCCGCCGCCCTCTCGGCACTCCGCAGCCGAACCCGCGTCCCGGAAGCGGAGCAACGGCCGGCCCGAGCGGAACTGTTCCGCCTCGCCCGTACCGGCGGCCCCGAGCAGATCCGCCGGGCGCTGACCCTGCTCGCCGAGCATCACGACGACGATCCCGCCCGGACGCGCCGACACGGCGCGGACCGGCCGGCGGATCGCGATCCCGAACTCGGGGAGCTGCTCGCCGAGTCACTCGGCCATCCCGAGGCCAGAGTCCGGCTGCACGCCCACCGGATCTCCCGCAAGGTGATGGACCACGGGGACTATCTGGCACAGACCATGTCGCTGCTGGACGACCGGCAACCCGACATCGTGCGCTCGGCGGTCAAGACCTTGTGCCACGCGGCGTGGAAGCCGGCCATCCCGGCACTGGTCGATCTGCTCACGCACTCCCACCCCGCCGTCCGGAGGGCCACCTCCGACGGGCTCGTTCTCGTCGGCGCGCCGGCGATCCCGGCCCTCAGGCACGCCGCCGGAAGGGCACGCCCGGACAGACGACACCTCTACACCGCCGTGCTGGAGAAGATCACATCCACGATGACCACCGATCTGGAACCCAGAGGCCGGCCACGGTGA